The DNA window ACAGATTGCATAAACGTGCAAACGTTTGCACAAAGAAATGTAACCTTTTTGAAAGTTTTTCTTGCTTCGTATTGGATTTCCTCTTAAATTTGCAGCCGAAAAAAGATACCAACTAGCAAACGAAGACTCAGTTTAATATAAACGAAACCAAATATAAAAGTAAAGATAAGATGAAGCAAACATTCATAAAATCAGCTATGTTGCTGCTGCTGATCCTTTCAATGGCAACAACGCGAGCGCAGGAGGTCGCTCTGAAGACCAACTTACTGGGATGGGCTTCCACATCTGCCAACGCCGGCATCGAAATAGGCACGGGCAAGAAAACAACCTTCCAACTCTTCGGCACTCTGAACCCCTGGAAGTTCTCGGGCGACAAGAAGATGAGATTCTGGAATGTTATGCCGGAATACAGATGGTACACCTGCCAGAAGTTTGGAGGCCATTTCTTCGGAATTCATGCCTTAGGCGGTGAATACAACATTAAAAACATTGACATGCCCTTCGGCATCCTGCCGAAAACTCTGGAGGGCAGGCACTATGAAGGCTGGTATGTAGGTGGAGGCCTCACCTACGGCTATCAGTGGTTGCTCAATAAGCACCTCAATTTCGAAGGGTCTATCGGTTTGGGATATGCCTACAGTCCTTACAAGCTTTACGGACGATGCGAAAAATGTCTCGACAAAGATCACCGCAACTATGTGGGCCCTACAAAAGCCGCACTATCTCTCATATACGTGTTCTAAGAATTTAACTTAACTGTGGTTTTAAACTGACAATATAAACACGTAATAACTAGACAGAATACAAAAAAAAATAGGGAAATCATAATATGGATAAGATGAAGCTTTATGCGGTCATTTCGCCCCTCTGCATGCTCTTCTCTCAGGGCATCATGCCTGCTCAGGCTCAACAGCTGGCAGGGGGTAAGGTTCAGGTAGAAAGTGTTTTAGCACGCAAGAACGGCAACCGGATGGACGTTGCCTTCCGTATGAATCTGAACGATTTGAAGATGAAATCAGAGCAGCAGATTATTTTTACACCGGTAATGGTAGGAACTGATTCTATCGCTCTCAACCCTATCATCATCCAGGGTAGAAACCAGGCTGTAAGATACCGCCGACTTGCCGACAGCAAGAAGAATCCGCAGGCACAGGTTCTTACCCGCAAGAACAAGACCAGTCAGCAGGTTTACTTCGCCCAGTCTGTTCCTTACCAGAAATGGATGAAGAAGTTCAAACTCTCGGTAAAGGAAGATCTCTGCGGATGCGGCAACCTGATAGAACAGGACAATACGCCGATTGCGGATATCGACCGTACACCGAAGATTACGAAGGATTTCTTCGTGCAGCCGAAGGCGGAAGCCAAGAAGGTGAGAGCCGAAAAGGGTGAAGCTTATCTCAGCTTTGTGGTTAACAAGAGTTATATTCTTGCCAACTTCCGTGAGAATGCTACTGAGCTGAAGAAGATTACTTCCACCATCGACCTGGTGAAGAACGATAAGAACGTTGAAATCACAGATATTGATATCCATGGTTTTGCTTCGCCTGATGGTTCGTATGCCAACAACAAGCGCCTTGCCAACGAGCGTGCAGCTGCCCTCCGCAAATATGTGAGCAGCCTCTACACCTTAAACAGCAAACTCTTTACCTATCAGGCTACACCGGAAGACTGGGAAGGATTCAAGAAGAAGATTCAGGCTAGTCATCTGGCTGATAAGGAAGCGATACTCGAGATAGCTAACTCCTCGCTGGCTCCCGACGATAAGGACCTGAAGATCAGAAAGCTCCATCCGGCAAGTTACCGCTATATCCTGGATCATATCTATCCTCGTCTCCGTCATAGCGACTATACGGTAACCTACACGGTTCGTCCGTTCAGCATCGAAGAGGCCAAGGAGATATTGAAGACCAAACCACAGCAGCTTTCTCTGCAGGAGATGTTCCTGGTGGCACAGACTTACGAGCCGGGTTCGCCAGAGTTTAACGAGGTATTCGACATCGCCGTCCGCCTCTTCCCAGATGATGAGACAGCGAATCTCAATGCCGCCTGCACCGATTTGCAGAAAGGTGATCTTACTTCTGCCGAAAAGCATCTTGCCAAGGCAGGCAACTCGAAAGAGGCAGAGCGTGTAAGAGATGTCTTCAAGCAGATAAAGGAATTGGAATAACAGAAAATTAGAGAATAACGATTATATACAAGCTTAACTTTCAAAAATTATGAAGATTAAACATTTATTTGGCTTGGCTGTCATCGCAGCTATGACAGCAAGCTGTTCAAGCAATGAGGATCTGGGAACCGCAGGTCCAGGTACTGGTACTAACGAAGCTGGTGTTGGTTATGCAACTTTCACCATCAACTTGCCTACAACAAGTGGAACACGTGCAGATGGTGATCCTACCTATGGGCAAGGTACTCTTGATGAGTATGATGTAAATGACGTTACTTTACTTATCTTCAAGAAGGCTGGTAAATCTGAAGGCGACTACACATTCGTAGAAAAAGCTGAATTGGGTAATATGGCTCCTTGGAAGGCAGAAGGATCTAATGGTATTACTGCGTCTGCTACTATTACTGCAAAATTAGATAATGTTGATCTTACAGGAACAGATTATTATGCGCTTGCTATTCTTAACAATACGACTGCAACAGCAGGTAATAAAGTAAAAGACCCAGGTACAGATCAAACTTATTCAGATTGGAATGCAGCTGCAAATGCCGTTGCTGCAAATTTCACGGATACATCAAAGGGTTTCTATATGGCAAATGCCCCAAAATTTACATCAGGAGAACCAACAACTCTTGTAAAGATTGATAAGGTATATGCTACAAAGCAAAAAGCTGAAACCAATGCGGCTACAACTATTCATGTAGAGCGCGGTTTGGCTAAGGTGACAGTTGCTGCTCTTCCTACAAACATCACCCCATCTGGTACAAAATATACTAGCGATAAGGTTGATATTACTGCTTGGAAGTTGGATGTTACTAACAAAAGTACATTCCCTATCCATAAGACTGCGGGCTTGACAGAAAAATTCACTACTATTTGGAACAATGTCTCTGGTACGGCACCGGTTACTGCCCGATTCGTAGATGCTGGTAATACAGCCTTCAGCCGTGTATATTGGGGCGTTGACCCTAACTATAGTGATGATTTAGATGAGGCTAAATGTGAGGCCGCATTTAATTTACTTGAACCAAATGCAGAAATTAAGGGTACAGCAAAAGAACCTCAGTACTGTCTTGAGAATACTTTCGACATTAAGCACATGCTGCAAGGTCAGACAACACGTGTTGTATTCAAGGCAACATATCAACCTCATGGAATCACTAAGGGAGAAACATTCTATAAGATTGGTAACAGCACCGACCTTTGGAAGGAAGCTGATTTGGAGACTCAAATCAAGGCTAAGGCAGTAGAAGTTCTTGGCGTAGCAGAAACTGAAATCAAAGTTGATCTTGAAGCCAACAATTTGAACGAGGCAGGAACAAGACTGTTGACAGTTAATAATGTTAAGATTAAGGATAGTAGTGAGGCTGGTTCTCACGCTGTTTCTCAACCTAACATCGATGATATTAATGCCAAGCTTGGTTTAAAAGCTGCAAAAGGTACAGACCCTATCGTAGGTATCGCAACCTATAAGAATGGCGAGGCTTACTACATTGCCCGCATCAAGCACTTCGGTGACGTTCTGACACCTTGGAATGAGGGTGATAAGACTTATGGAGATAACGATGATACATATAACAACATGTATCTCGGCCGTTATGGTGTTCTCCGTAACAACTGGTATGAGTTGACTGTAGGAAAAGTTAGTGGTCCTGGTACTCCTGATATTCCAACCATCAAGCCAACAGAACCAGATGATGAGAGCTACAAGTACATCAGCGTCAGCGTGAAGATCCTTCACTGGGCTAAGTGGTCTCACACATACGATTTGTAATTCATTTCATATTATTATATATAGCTCAGCCGCTCTAGCGCTAAGGAGCGGCTGGCTATATCGGAAGAATAAGAATCAATTTATACACTTTACTTTTTCATAAAACAGATAAGCATCATGGCAAACAAGAAGTTTAACAGTTGGATCAAGAATATATGCATGGGATGGGGATTCATCATGGCGGGCAGTATGCTCAGCAGCTGCAACGACTTGATGCACGACGACCTGCCTCCTTGTGACATGGGTGTTGACTTGCAGTTCAAGTACGACTATAATGTGCAGCGTGCCGACATGTTCAATGATCATGTGGGCGGACTCAGCGTATTCGTATACGACGAGCAGGGCAACTTCATTGCTCGCCATGATGCCTATAACGATGCGGTATCACAGCCGCTCAAGGACCCTAACTATGCCATGCGAATCAATCTGGAACCGGGCAAATACCGATTCGCAACCTTCGCCTTCCAAAAGAAATACGAAGATGCACTCGCGCAGCCAGGTGCCAAATTCCAGATAGCTCTACCACAGCAGGGTGACAACATCACCGCCCTCCATGCACGACTCGACCGCGAACAGGGCAAGGTGAACAACCAGAGCCAACCGCTCGATACACTCTGGCAAGGACTCAGCAACGAACTGGTTGAAGTAAAAGACCTGCAGGTTACACGCCATACCATCGGTCTGGTTCGTGATACCAAGCAGCTCACCATCAGCCTGCATCAGACCGACGAGCCTGCCAACATCAATGCCGATGACTTCAGTTATCAGATAACCAATGCCAACGGCGATATCAGTTACGACAACTCTCTCCTCCCCGACGAGGAGTTGACATATACCCCATACTACACCTGGACCTCTGAGTTTAAGGATAAGGAGGGCAATGTAAAGGAGCGCACCGCTCATGCCGCCCTCATGTTCTCCCGACTCATCTGGCATCCGGTAGAAGAAAACGACAAGAACGCCATCCTCACCATCACGAACAAGACTACTGGCGAAGAGGTGGCACGCATCAATCTTGCTGACTGTCTGGCTCAAGGCCGTGGCGCCTTCGAAGCCCGCCATTATTCAGAGCAGGAATTCCTGGACCGTGAGTACGACTACAAGCTCGACTTCTTCCTCCAGGGCAACCAGTGGAAGTATATGCAGCTCAGCATTTCCATCCTGGATTGGAGCAAGCGCATCCAGCGTGTCGATTTCTAACCGTTTCAGGTGTCAGAGCCCCTTCCGGGCATTTAGCTCATAAGAGTATTTGACTTTAAAAATTAGAAACAATGAAAATACGAGATTTCATTTTAAGTTTAGTTAGTTGGTTTATATTGTTGGTTACAGTAAGTTGCTCTGACGAACTTGGAGGCGAGCGCGCTCCCATTTCGTCAGAAAGCAACTTACATGTACTCGTGCCAACCGTGCTCAGCAGCCGCGGCACCCGTACCGACGATGCTTCCGGCCTTCCTACCTATAATGCCACGGTAGATGAATGCCAGATCAACGACCTGACCCTCTATGCTTTCCCTGTCCCTACAGGAAATGGAAATGATGGCAAGCTCCTGGTAGAGACGCTCCCTGCCCCACTGGCTACGATGATGGTAGAGCAGCATGTAGCTAACTATCAGCTCAATATCGAGCCGGGCACTTACCATATCTATGTGGTTGCCAATATGAACAAGGTGTTGAGTGGTAAGAATATCCAAACTGAAGATGAACTCAAAAAAATAGTACTGAACTATGTAGATGGAGGAGAACCGGGAATGCCTGTTTCTACAAATATCCCGATGATTTATGAGCCAAAGGATGTAAACGGTACTATCATCGATACAAAAATAGAAAAAAGTGGTAAGAAATATACCGAGGTGGCAGCTAACCTGAAGTTTACATGCGTAAAGGTTAAGCTCAACCTCATTATGGACCCAACTGCGAGCGATAATCTTTATGGCAAGAGCTATAGCATAACAGATATTGTTGCACAGAAGCTTACTCCTTCTACCCATTTATTATGGGATGGTAAGTTTACCCAGACAGATGTAACTTCAGTATATGCTACAGGTATCGAGAACACCATTTACAGTAGTTCATCTACTGGCGAAGCTAGCACAGGGCGTTATTATCAGAATGGAGAATACACCATAAATGAAGATAACAAAGATGTAGCTAACGAAGATGTTGTGAAAATCGCTGATGCTTATAAGGATAAGGGTACACCGAACCCAACGAACGCTAAGCAGTGGCTTTTTCAAGGTACCTACTATCTGCCAGAGCGTTATATCTCTAAAGTAGAGGAACAGTCGGTATTGAAGATTAACGGTATAGTTAACAACAGCAACAAGAATCAATATACGATTAAGCTGGGACATCGTCAGGACGAGAGTTCAACTTCCACAGAAGTCCCAACTTTCCCTCGTGGTACCTATTATGAAATTACAGGTAAGCTGAAGAGCTATGGCGATATGGATCTTGACTGCGATGTGAAAGTGGACGACTGGAAGCCAGTAGAAATCAATGCCGATTTCTACCATACTACTTTATGGGTTAACAAGTCCGAGGCAGAAGTATCTTCAACAAAGAGTGATACCATCTCATATACATCAAGCCAAACTGATGTAATGTTTGGCTGCATTGACTCAAAGATTGTTGGTGGGAAAGATGAGAAGGTTATCATCTTAACAAAAAGAGATGGCAACAACATTATCTTTAGTATCAACCCAAACATACCAATAAATGAGTTTCCAAAGAACTCTGCAGGGAAGAGAGAAGGAACTGCTAGAGTTTACTTACAGGCAAACAACATCAAGAAGTATATTAAAGTACATTATGATGTTACTCCTTATTTTAAGGTGAGCCCAAAGAACGTAGTTATCTATTGGGGTAAGGATCCTGACGACAAGCAGGTTCTAGAGAAACACTTTGTGGTAGAAACCAACCTGGGTGGCTTGAAGGCATTTCTGAACATCAATGGTACGCTAACAGAAAAAACTTCTGGTTCAACAGCACAAGTTGGTGATGCACCTTCTCGTCTGAAGATAAGTTATGATAATACTCCTGATGATGCAGATGGAAAATATCTGATGAAGGTACAGGAAACCGTAAATCCTGTGACGACTACCGTTTATAACTTCACACTTAAGCCGCTGAATCCGATTTCTGGCGACGAGGTTGCTTCGCAAGAAGTTACGGTTACAGTAAAACCGGAGTTCGGCCCTTATCGTATCTACATGCGAGCTATCAATGATGTGTATAGTTGGAATGGAGCTAAAGATACATATGAAAATCTTGTTGTTGTTAACAAAGTTCAATTACCAGAATATACAATTCCGGAAGGAGGCTATAATGATAAGAAGAATAACAACTGGGACGATGGTTGGTTTTGGACAAATAATAACTGGGCTGGAGATAAAGAAATTCATTCAGATAAGCACTATCTCTATGCCTATACTCAGATAGGCGAGAATACAAACTCATCTCCTAATATGCCAACCTGGGTTTTTACGGAGAAGTTCCCTGGAGATAAATTGACAGGTGACATTAACAATGCAGGATGGTATTACAAAGATATAGAAAAAAATAAAAAAAGTAGTTTGACCTTCAATAATGCGCAAGGAGAGAAGGAAATCAAACCGGGACAAACTCTAGTAATATTTGGCAATGGCAATAATGCTTTTGGAGATGATGGTGGACGTACTCCGCACCGTTTTCCACATCATATGGATCCAGGTATTCCATTGTTCAATTATGAAGATCGTGAAGGATGGTATCTCTATGACCCAACCTGTATACCATATTATCGAGTATATGATGACAAACCAACCATTATAAACGTGGATTATGTAATATATACTAAAGATAATATTACACGATGGTACATCGATTTTGGAAAGAAGGACAGTAATCTAAATAAATATACTTTGGAGTGTAACCCAGATCAATTCAAGGAAAAAAGCGAAGATGTTGGAAATGGCTGGAAACGTACAGTTCTCCAATTCAAAGCTCCTAAGGGCGAATATGAAAAAGCAATAGAGGTTAGCATTGGTAATAATAACTACCACATGCTCTTCAATGGTGACAGCTACGAGTGTAAATACGATGCAACCAACGGATACCAGATATTCGGCTATTACGATGGTAGCAGCTGGCA is part of the Segatella copri genome and encodes:
- a CDS encoding DUF3575 domain-containing protein, coding for MKQTFIKSAMLLLLILSMATTRAQEVALKTNLLGWASTSANAGIEIGTGKKTTFQLFGTLNPWKFSGDKKMRFWNVMPEYRWYTCQKFGGHFFGIHALGGEYNIKNIDMPFGILPKTLEGRHYEGWYVGGGLTYGYQWLLNKHLNFEGSIGLGYAYSPYKLYGRCEKCLDKDHRNYVGPTKAALSLIYVF
- a CDS encoding DUF3868 domain-containing protein, which encodes MDKMKLYAVISPLCMLFSQGIMPAQAQQLAGGKVQVESVLARKNGNRMDVAFRMNLNDLKMKSEQQIIFTPVMVGTDSIALNPIIIQGRNQAVRYRRLADSKKNPQAQVLTRKNKTSQQVYFAQSVPYQKWMKKFKLSVKEDLCGCGNLIEQDNTPIADIDRTPKITKDFFVQPKAEAKKVRAEKGEAYLSFVVNKSYILANFRENATELKKITSTIDLVKNDKNVEITDIDIHGFASPDGSYANNKRLANERAAALRKYVSSLYTLNSKLFTYQATPEDWEGFKKKIQASHLADKEAILEIANSSLAPDDKDLKIRKLHPASYRYILDHIYPRLRHSDYTVTYTVRPFSIEEAKEILKTKPQQLSLQEMFLVAQTYEPGSPEFNEVFDIAVRLFPDDETANLNAACTDLQKGDLTSAEKHLAKAGNSKEAERVRDVFKQIKELE
- a CDS encoding Mfa1 family fimbria major subunit (Members of this family are fimbrial shaft proteins (major subunit proteins), found in the Bacteriodetes. The family is named for Mfa1 from Porphyromonas gingivalis, and is related to but distinct from the family of FimA from the species.) produces the protein MKIKHLFGLAVIAAMTASCSSNEDLGTAGPGTGTNEAGVGYATFTINLPTTSGTRADGDPTYGQGTLDEYDVNDVTLLIFKKAGKSEGDYTFVEKAELGNMAPWKAEGSNGITASATITAKLDNVDLTGTDYYALAILNNTTATAGNKVKDPGTDQTYSDWNAAANAVAANFTDTSKGFYMANAPKFTSGEPTTLVKIDKVYATKQKAETNAATTIHVERGLAKVTVAALPTNITPSGTKYTSDKVDITAWKLDVTNKSTFPIHKTAGLTEKFTTIWNNVSGTAPVTARFVDAGNTAFSRVYWGVDPNYSDDLDEAKCEAAFNLLEPNAEIKGTAKEPQYCLENTFDIKHMLQGQTTRVVFKATYQPHGITKGETFYKIGNSTDLWKEADLETQIKAKAVEVLGVAETEIKVDLEANNLNEAGTRLLTVNNVKIKDSSEAGSHAVSQPNIDDINAKLGLKAAKGTDPIVGIATYKNGEAYYIARIKHFGDVLTPWNEGDKTYGDNDDTYNNMYLGRYGVLRNNWYELTVGKVSGPGTPDIPTIKPTEPDDESYKYISVSVKILHWAKWSHTYDL
- a CDS encoding FimB/Mfa2 family fimbrial subunit, with amino-acid sequence MANKKFNSWIKNICMGWGFIMAGSMLSSCNDLMHDDLPPCDMGVDLQFKYDYNVQRADMFNDHVGGLSVFVYDEQGNFIARHDAYNDAVSQPLKDPNYAMRINLEPGKYRFATFAFQKKYEDALAQPGAKFQIALPQQGDNITALHARLDREQGKVNNQSQPLDTLWQGLSNELVEVKDLQVTRHTIGLVRDTKQLTISLHQTDEPANINADDFSYQITNANGDISYDNSLLPDEELTYTPYYTWTSEFKDKEGNVKERTAHAALMFSRLIWHPVEENDKNAILTITNKTTGEEVARINLADCLAQGRGAFEARHYSEQEFLDREYDYKLDFFLQGNQWKYMQLSISILDWSKRIQRVDF